Proteins found in one Cyprinus carpio isolate SPL01 chromosome B10, ASM1834038v1, whole genome shotgun sequence genomic segment:
- the LOC109097339 gene encoding histone H2B 3, translating into MPEPAKSAPAPKKGSKKAVTKTQKKGDKKRRKTRKESYAIYVYKVLKQVHPDTGISSKAMGIMNSFVNDIFERIAGEASRLAHYNKRSTITSREIQTAVRLLLPGELAKHAVSEGTKAVTKYTSSK; encoded by the coding sequence ATGCCTGAACCTGCGAAATCAGCACCCGCTCCCAAAAAGGGGTCTAAAAAAGCTGTCACCAAGACCCAGAAGAAGGGGGATAAGAAAAGGCGTAAGACCAGGAAAGAGAGTTACGCCATTTACGTGTACAAAGTACTGAAACAAGTCCATCCGGATACTGGTATTTCCTCAAAGGCGATGGGCATTATGAATTCGTTTGTAAACGACATCTTCGAGCGTATCGCCGGAGAAGCGTCGCGACTGGCGCATTACAACAAGCGCTCCACTATCACATCCCGGGAGATCCAGACGGCCGTGCGCCTGCTCCTGCCGGGAGAGCTGGCCAAACACGCCGTGTCCGAGGGCACAAAGGCCGTGACCAAATACACAAGCTCTAAGTGA
- the LOC122138721 gene encoding histone H2A-like — translation MSGRGKTGGKARAKAKSRSSRAGLQFPVGRVHRLLRKGNYAERVGAGAPVYLAAVLEYLTAEILELAGNAARDNKKTRIIPRHLQLAVRNDEELNKLLGGVTIAQGGVLPNIQAVLLPKKTEKPAKSK, via the coding sequence ATGTCTGGAAGAGGTAAAACCGGGGGGAAGGCCCGCGCGAAGGCCAAGTCTCGTTCATCCAGAGCTGGACTTCAGTTTCCAGTCGGACGTGTACACAGATTATTACGCAAGGGAAATTACGCCGAGCGCGTAGGCGCAGGAGCCCCCGTGTATTTGGCCGCTGTCCTGGAATACCTAACGGCTGAGATCCTCGAGCTGGCAGGGAACGCAGCCCGAGACAACAAGAAAACAAGAATCATCCCCCGTCACCTGCAGCTGGCTGTCCGCAACGACGAAGAGCTCAACAAGCTTTTAGGCGGTGTTACCATCGCCCAGGGCGGAGTGCTTCCAAACATCCAAGCAGTGCTGCTGCCCAAGAAAACCGAGAAGCCAGCCAAGAGCAAGTAA